GCGGTGAAGCTTTCATTATGGCTCGGTTTGGGACGCATACTGTTGGATCTCACTTTATCGTGTTACCAAAGGGACTGAGCTACGAAGATCCGAAGACGCCGGAATTCAACTACATCGACACCCTCGTTCATAATAAGCTTCGCAAGTTGCGGATTGTGCCCTCCGAAGTTTGCAGCGATGAACAGTTCCTGCGACGCGTATTCGTGGATGTGATCGGGACTCTGCCGACGTCTGAAGACTTCGAAAAGTTCGCTGCCGACACTGATCCGGAGAAGCGTGCGAAGGTTGTCGACCAGCTTCTGGATCGTAAAGAGTTCGTGGACATCTGGGTGATGAAATGGGCCGAACTCCTTCAGGTGCGAACGATTGATAACCGAGTCGCCACCAAGCCCATGCTCGCGTATTTCAACTGGCTCAAGGAAAAAATCGCAGCGAATACTCCTTCCAATGTGATGGTGCAGGAAATCCTCTCTTCCCGCGGAGGATCGTTTGCAAGTCCGGCTACGAACTACTACCAGACTGAGACTGAGACGCTGAAAGTTGCAGAGAACGTTGCTCAGGTTTTTATGGGCATGCGAATTCAATGCGCACAATGTCACAATCATCCGTTCGATCGATGGACGATGGACGACTACTACGGCTTTGCAGCATTCTTTTCGCAAATAGGTCGTAAGCGAGGTGAGGATCCACGGGAAACCATCATCTTCAATTCTGGCGGTGGCGAAGTTCGCCATCTGGTTGACAATCGCGTCATGACGCCAAAGTTTCTGGGTGGTGCAACTCCCGATCTGAAGGGGCGTGATCGCCGCGAAGTCCTGGCTGAGTGGCTGGCGAGCCCGGAAAATCCATACTTCGCGAAGAATCTTGCAAACATTGTCTGGGCTCACTTCTTCGGACGTGGAATCATCAATGAAGTGGATGACGTCCGTGTGAGCAATCCACCAAGCAATGCAGAGTTACTGGATGAACTCGGTCGTAAGTTCACAGAATACAACTACGACTTCCGTTCACTCGTCAGAGATATTTGCCTTTCAAGAACATATCAATTGTCCACAACTGCCAATGAAACGAATGCGATGGACAATCGCAATTTTGCGAAGGCAGAACTGAGACGATTCCGAGCCGAGGTGCTGCTGGACAGTATCAACCTGGTCACATCGACACAGGAGAAATTTCCGGGATTGCCGGTCGGTGCGAGGGCGGTCCATATTGCGGACGGTAATACCTCAACCTACTTTCTGACCACGTTCGGTCGAGCGAAACGTGAGACGGTGTGTTCGTGCGAAGTCAAAATGGAACCCAATCTTTCGCAGGCACTGCACCTGATCAACGGCGAAACATCCAACAATAAGATCAAGCAGGGCGGTCTGGTTCCCGCGATGCTGAAAGAAGGCCGTACACCCGCTGAAATCATCACTGAACTGTATGTCCGGTGTTTCACCCGGAAACCGACAGAGGCGGAATTGTCCGCTCTGACAGGGATGCTTCAGGACGGACAGAATCCGCAGGAAGTTCTTGAAGACATCTTTTGGTCTCTTCTGAACTCTCGGGAATTCCTGTTTAACCACTAGGACCAGAGCATCCGGCATCATTTGTATGGTCCGATCCTGTGGTTCAACCACAGGCGGGCCATCGCCGACTCCAAAACCGAGGCATGGAAGTCTGCGGGGAATAGCAAAAGAGTGCCGAAGACGTAGTTGGTAACGGTTTTTGATTTTCAGTCTAAACGGCAGCATCCGGTGGGGTGATGTCGAATCCAAAGGTGTTTGCAATGACAAACGCAAAAGCAATCTCGATTTTTGCCGCCGCATTATTGCTGCAGGGGACGGCGATTGTCTCGGGGCAGGAAAAGGTCAACTACGAAGACCACGTGCGTCCGATCTTTCGAGACAAGTGTTTCAGTTGTCACAACACGAACAAGAAGTCAGCTGACCTTGACCTGACCACCTATACGTCCCTGATGACAGGTGGGGCGTCGGGAGCTGTGATCGAGCCTGGATCGTCGGACGGAAGTTATCTCTATGCGCTGATGTCCCATGTCAGCGAGCCTTACATGCCTCCGAATGCTGACCGGCTTCCGGATGCAACGCTGGATGTGGTCCGAAAATGGATCGAAGGTGGAGCGCCCGAGACATCTTCCAGCAAGGTCATGATCAAGAAACAAACAGTAAATCTAACTGTCGAGGTGTCTGCTGGAGTCCGTCCTGAAGGACCGGCACCGATGCCCGATGTGCTCAACCTTGAACCCGTTGTTCATACCGGCTCCACAACTGCCGTATCAGCAATTGCGACCAGCCCATGGGCGAAACTTGTCGCGGTAGCAGGTCAGAAACAGGTGATTCTTTATCACAGCGAGACCATGCAACCGTTGGGTGTTCTGCCATTCCCTGAAGGGCAGGCTCGTGTGCTGAAATTCAGCCGCAACGGAGCATTGCTGCTCGCTGGTGGCGGGCATGGTGCAGCCCGTGGTCTGGCTGTCGTCTGGGACGTTCGAACTGGCGAACGCATGATGGAGGTTGGGGACGAGCTGGATGAGGTTCTGGCTGCAGACATCAGCGCTGATCAAACCCTGATTGCTCTCGGTGGTCCGCAGAAGATCGTTCGGGTCTACAATACCGGGACAAAAGAACTGGTCTACGAGATTGCCAAACACACCGACTGGATTTACTCCCTTGAGTTCAGCCCCGACAACGTACTGCTGGCAAC
This region of Planctomycetaceae bacterium genomic DNA includes:
- a CDS encoding DUF1553 domain-containing protein, whose amino-acid sequence is MRSLILSVASLCVLSEAVFGQDQPASISVAPADVNLSAMRDKQMILVQAVMPNGLTFDITDKAVIKVDTDSVVKLEGTTFLPAGNGAAKATVSYGGHSVEIPISVQNCEIDPPISFRLDVMPVFMKTSCNNGSCHGAARGKDGFRLSLFGFDPEGDHFRLTREIPGRRINLALPAESLLVEKADGAVPHTGGKRFEVDSEYYNTLVRWLEVGAPNDPGPVPDIVSVELYPKEAVMDGEGETQKLTVRAKYADGTDRDVTSLAYFSSSNETSAEITQDGVVTAHARGEAFIMARFGTHTVGSHFIVLPKGLSYEDPKTPEFNYIDTLVHNKLRKLRIVPSEVCSDEQFLRRVFVDVIGTLPTSEDFEKFAADTDPEKRAKVVDQLLDRKEFVDIWVMKWAELLQVRTIDNRVATKPMLAYFNWLKEKIAANTPSNVMVQEILSSRGGSFASPATNYYQTETETLKVAENVAQVFMGMRIQCAQCHNHPFDRWTMDDYYGFAAFFSQIGRKRGEDPRETIIFNSGGGEVRHLVDNRVMTPKFLGGATPDLKGRDRREVLAEWLASPENPYFAKNLANIVWAHFFGRGIINEVDDVRVSNPPSNAELLDELGRKFTEYNYDFRSLVRDICLSRTYQLSTTANETNAMDNRNFAKAELRRFRAEVLLDSINLVTSTQEKFPGLPVGARAVHIADGNTSTYFLTTFGRAKRETVCSCEVKMEPNLSQALHLINGETSNNKIKQGGLVPAMLKEGRTPAEIITELYVRCFTRKPTEAELSALTGMLQDGQNPQEVLEDIFWSLLNSREFLFNH